One Novipirellula aureliae DNA window includes the following coding sequences:
- a CDS encoding alpha-L-fucosidase: MKRMGLIAGFCLLMGFSGVQVNAQTEGQEYILNTESAADKQERMAWWKEARFGMFVHWGLYSSAEGEWGDKTFTRAAEWIQRNANVSADVYQETMLPKFKPAPDFASKWASLAKQAGAKYVVFTNKHHEGFALHDSTQTEYDAKDVTGRDLHKEVVEALRAEGLRVGVYHSLWDWHHPDAPAGKGAMNVSGLTMEGRDLSRYTNYLHAQVNEITDGRYGDVDVLWLDYSKGPYQGEVWRAKQLVELIRNNQPQILINNRLWQNTKEQREDSGKYWFGDFSTPEQHIPATGIEGIDWETCDTLNITWGWSKHAVEFKTSTELIHRLIDAVSKGGNYLLNIGPLPDGSIDPKTVERFSDIGEWMQINGDAIYGTQAGPFSRLPWGRATAKEIGDGGHRLYLHVFDWPANGELLVPGLQTIPTHGSVMGGKAAETLRMSKARGGVVLEGLPTQPVHDAATVIAIDFDQVPSVAPYRVHAATDGSFDLEPADATVKDAIYHDHEMHRRSCIDSWKANAEAQFPLQVEKSQSYAVQIEVAADKIKDNATFALSAGEAQRSFEVKSTGGGEVWKTLDAGSIELPSGPITLTLRCATIDEASILKLATITLKPVASTP; the protein is encoded by the coding sequence ATGAAACGAATGGGTTTGATTGCAGGTTTTTGTTTGTTGATGGGTTTCTCCGGCGTTCAGGTGAACGCACAAACGGAGGGGCAGGAGTATATTCTGAACACCGAGTCGGCAGCCGACAAGCAAGAACGCATGGCTTGGTGGAAGGAGGCACGTTTCGGCATGTTTGTCCACTGGGGACTCTATTCCTCTGCCGAAGGCGAGTGGGGCGACAAGACGTTCACGAGAGCCGCGGAATGGATTCAGCGAAACGCGAACGTGTCAGCCGATGTCTATCAGGAAACCATGCTACCGAAATTCAAACCCGCACCCGATTTCGCGTCGAAATGGGCGAGCCTGGCGAAACAGGCCGGTGCGAAGTACGTGGTCTTTACCAACAAACACCACGAAGGGTTCGCCCTGCACGATTCGACGCAAACCGAGTACGACGCCAAGGACGTAACCGGTCGCGATCTGCACAAGGAAGTGGTCGAGGCGCTCCGTGCGGAAGGCTTGCGCGTCGGTGTCTATCACTCGCTTTGGGATTGGCACCATCCCGATGCCCCTGCTGGAAAGGGCGCGATGAATGTGAGCGGCTTGACGATGGAAGGACGTGATCTTTCCCGCTATACCAATTACCTGCACGCGCAAGTGAATGAAATCACCGATGGCCGATACGGTGATGTGGATGTCCTTTGGCTGGACTACTCCAAAGGACCGTACCAAGGCGAGGTTTGGCGTGCCAAACAGCTCGTCGAACTCATTCGTAACAACCAACCACAAATCTTGATCAACAACCGTTTGTGGCAAAACACGAAGGAACAGCGCGAGGATAGCGGGAAATACTGGTTCGGCGATTTTTCCACACCGGAACAACACATTCCAGCAACCGGAATTGAGGGCATCGATTGGGAAACTTGCGACACCCTGAATATCACCTGGGGCTGGAGCAAGCATGCCGTTGAATTTAAAACCTCGACCGAGCTGATTCATCGACTCATCGATGCTGTCAGCAAAGGTGGAAACTATCTGCTCAACATCGGCCCCCTACCCGACGGATCGATCGATCCGAAGACAGTGGAGCGGTTCAGCGATATTGGCGAGTGGATGCAAATCAATGGAGACGCGATCTACGGCACGCAAGCGGGCCCGTTTTCCCGTCTACCCTGGGGACGCGCTACCGCAAAGGAGATTGGCGACGGCGGCCATCGCCTGTATCTGCACGTGTTTGACTGGCCAGCCAATGGTGAACTGCTGGTGCCGGGTCTGCAAACGATACCGACTCATGGATCTGTCATGGGCGGAAAGGCGGCCGAGACGCTGAGGATGTCGAAAGCACGCGGCGGTGTGGTCCTTGAAGGTCTACCGACGCAACCGGTTCACGACGCAGCCACGGTGATCGCGATTGACTTTGATCAGGTTCCCAGCGTCGCTCCGTACCGCGTCCACGCCGCAACCGATGGCTCCTTTGATTTGGAGCCCGCCGACGCGACCGTCAAGGACGCAATATACCACGACCATGAAATGCACCGGCGGTCATGCATCGATTCATGGAAAGCAAACGCCGAGGCACAATTCCCATTGCAGGTCGAAAAATCGCAAAGCTATGCGGTCCAAATCGAAGTGGCTGCCGACAAGATCAAGGACAACGCCACGTTTGCCTTGTCCGCTGGGGAGGCCCAGCGGTCGTTTGAAGTCAAGTCAACCGGAGGCGGCGAAGTCTGGAAAACTCTCGACGCTGGTTCCATCGAACTTCCGTCCGGCCCAATCACGCTGACCCTGCGGTGCGCGACGATCGACGAAGCAAGCATCCTCAAACTCGCAACGATTACCCTGAAACCAGTCGCGTCCACACCGTAG
- a CDS encoding family 43 glycosylhydrolase: protein MSCVASQAEETSFGTVNVTHSELTGIGVENGVMRRDPSDVIKVGDLYYVWYSKGKISPGYDATVWYATSPDGHQWTEKGMALAKGEAGTWEGASVFTPNILVAEGRYWLFYTGTSREFGKGFNPDSKIGIAVADSPDGPWERLATNPALTNSDNPDDFDSHLTDDACLIVRDGKYWFYYKGRQLGKGPGQTQMGLAIADHPQGPYVKHESNPVIPGNHEVLVWPQGKGVAAMIGTTGPKTITNTVQYAEDGVHFHKTHDVKNGPWAGGAYRPEAFTQSGTGEMPRWGVEIGGARGQLPFIRRFDVKED from the coding sequence ATGTCATGTGTTGCATCTCAAGCGGAGGAAACCTCTTTCGGCACCGTGAACGTAACCCACAGCGAGCTGACGGGTATCGGCGTTGAAAATGGGGTGATGCGGCGTGATCCAAGTGATGTGATCAAGGTCGGCGATCTTTACTACGTTTGGTATTCAAAAGGGAAGATCTCTCCCGGCTACGACGCAACCGTGTGGTATGCGACTTCGCCTGATGGTCATCAATGGACCGAAAAGGGTATGGCTCTTGCCAAAGGGGAAGCGGGTACATGGGAAGGTGCCAGTGTCTTCACGCCGAACATTCTTGTTGCTGAAGGACGCTATTGGTTATTCTACACCGGCACCTCGAGGGAATTTGGAAAGGGATTCAATCCAGACTCGAAAATTGGCATTGCGGTTGCCGATTCGCCCGATGGTCCGTGGGAGCGTCTGGCCACGAATCCCGCTTTGACAAATAGCGACAACCCCGACGATTTCGACAGCCACCTAACCGATGACGCTTGTCTGATTGTTCGTGACGGAAAATATTGGTTCTATTACAAGGGGCGGCAATTGGGAAAGGGGCCCGGACAAACTCAGATGGGATTGGCGATTGCAGATCATCCGCAAGGGCCCTATGTGAAACATGAGTCGAATCCGGTCATTCCCGGCAATCATGAAGTGCTGGTGTGGCCGCAGGGCAAGGGCGTCGCAGCGATGATTGGTACGACGGGGCCGAAGACCATTACCAACACCGTCCAGTATGCAGAGGACGGGGTTCATTTCCATAAGACTCATGATGTGAAAAATGGCCCCTGGGCAGGCGGTGCCTATCGGCCTGAAGCGTTTACGCAGAGCGGAACTGGAGAGATGCCGCGGTGGGGCGTCGAGATTGGCGGAGCAAGAGGGCAGCTGCCGTTTATTCGGCGGTTTGACGTCAAGGAGGACTAA
- a CDS encoding DUF1559 domain-containing protein yields MSRLRYRKRRAFTLVELLVVIAIIGVLVGLLLPAVQSAREAARRMSCSNNVKQIGLGLHNYHAAFDRLPMHGTGPTNEFENDTTLASKNDGTGFTRLELGYLVGLLPFVEQQAIWDQVSNPLVEADGDRWPAFGSRPNNGNYPPWATEIPTFRCPSDPGVGVPALGRTNYAACFGDGFYDAEDGVTVWDNSINRWRYQSDSQAMQRARCGLRGMFVTRQALRFRDVTDGLSNTIAIGEIATGLGDRDIRSVGFTNTKGGFLGVADNPHRCSELGLIDPARPQFWNDSANVYGAVSQRGFRWADYHTLQSIMNTILAPNAEVCLVGNSHTYGVAPPSSRHQGGVHVLMADGAVRFISDSIEAGDPKIPCVYCDALAEGTDSPTAAGSQSPYGLWGALGTRASRETIEP; encoded by the coding sequence ATGAGTAGGCTTCGCTATCGCAAACGAAGAGCCTTTACCCTCGTTGAACTTTTGGTCGTCATTGCCATCATCGGTGTCTTAGTCGGGTTGTTACTTCCCGCAGTTCAATCGGCACGCGAAGCAGCTCGGCGGATGAGTTGTAGCAACAATGTCAAACAGATTGGATTGGGGCTACACAATTATCATGCCGCTTTCGATCGTTTACCTATGCATGGGACGGGACCGACCAACGAATTTGAAAACGACACGACGCTTGCCTCGAAGAACGATGGAACCGGTTTCACTCGACTCGAACTCGGGTATTTGGTGGGGCTGCTGCCATTCGTGGAACAGCAAGCTATCTGGGATCAAGTCAGCAATCCCTTGGTCGAGGCCGACGGCGATCGATGGCCTGCCTTCGGGTCGCGTCCTAACAATGGAAACTATCCCCCCTGGGCAACCGAGATCCCGACGTTTCGATGCCCCAGTGATCCAGGTGTCGGCGTCCCTGCACTCGGCCGAACCAACTACGCAGCCTGTTTCGGCGATGGTTTCTATGATGCAGAAGATGGAGTCACCGTTTGGGACAATTCAATCAATCGATGGCGGTATCAGTCGGACTCGCAAGCGATGCAACGCGCACGCTGTGGCCTTCGTGGTATGTTCGTAACACGTCAAGCACTGCGGTTTCGCGACGTCACCGACGGACTATCAAATACGATCGCGATTGGCGAGATCGCCACAGGACTCGGTGACCGCGATATTCGCAGCGTCGGATTCACCAATACGAAGGGTGGTTTTCTTGGCGTCGCAGACAATCCTCATCGCTGTTCCGAACTTGGGTTGATCGATCCAGCGAGACCTCAGTTTTGGAACGATTCAGCGAACGTCTATGGCGCCGTTTCCCAACGCGGGTTCCGTTGGGCCGACTATCACACGCTACAATCGATCATGAATACGATTCTAGCTCCCAATGCTGAGGTTTGCTTGGTTGGGAACTCGCACACCTATGGGGTCGCCCCACCAAGTAGTCGCCATCAGGGAGGTGTGCACGTTTTGATGGCGGATGGAGCCGTGCGTTTTATTTCCGATTCGATCGAAGCAGGCGATCCGAAGATTCCATGTGTTTATTGCGATGCTCTTGCCGAGGGTACGGATAGCCCGACCGCTGCTGGCTCGCAAAGTCCGTATGGACTATGGGGAGCGCTCGGCACACGAGCTTCGCGAGAGACGATTGAGCCGTAA
- a CDS encoding NPCBM/NEW2 domain-containing protein, with amino-acid sequence MLIKLLFLTLLAGFPVRVSTTDGKWIEGELRGIGESELLLQSEGAETAIAFSELTALEPIEEPTGLAPKPTVTLVGGSVITAQGIALAGDRLTIEPRRQAKLDLAIDQVRAIRFQASNQNVDPVWFGKFETERRGDTLVIRREGDQLDFVDGLVVSITDSVVKFDIDGEVIDAPIGRLEGVLFGGSQSIANASDIQIVDVYNSRWSVSRLEPSELGEPLRLVLSNSLEHRLPLEHIESIRWSGGLSLLAQMEPAEKSFTPAIKTNLDSSRLDSWFSPKADADQDLILIGKSSVDYRIEDGYTVFAAGVRRDRQVSKATKSIVRIRLDGKLIWEQSIVGEETFGFELPIDGGNRLTIETDIADDGEIGDIIRILLPRLLR; translated from the coding sequence ATGCTGATAAAACTGTTATTTTTGACCCTTTTAGCGGGTTTCCCCGTTCGCGTTTCCACCACCGACGGCAAGTGGATCGAAGGGGAACTGAGAGGCATTGGCGAATCGGAACTGTTATTGCAATCCGAAGGAGCGGAGACAGCGATTGCTTTTTCCGAGCTGACCGCCCTCGAACCCATTGAAGAACCGACGGGACTAGCGCCGAAACCAACGGTGACATTGGTGGGCGGCAGTGTGATTACTGCGCAAGGCATCGCCTTGGCAGGCGATCGGTTGACGATCGAACCTCGTCGACAAGCGAAACTTGACCTTGCGATCGACCAAGTTCGTGCGATCCGTTTCCAAGCTTCCAACCAAAATGTCGATCCGGTTTGGTTCGGTAAGTTCGAAACGGAGCGGAGAGGCGATACGTTGGTGATACGCCGCGAGGGTGACCAACTCGATTTTGTCGACGGATTGGTCGTGTCGATCACAGATAGTGTGGTCAAGTTTGACATCGATGGAGAAGTCATCGATGCACCCATCGGGCGGTTGGAAGGTGTTCTGTTTGGCGGCAGCCAATCGATAGCCAACGCATCGGATATTCAAATCGTCGATGTCTACAATTCTCGTTGGTCCGTTTCTCGTCTTGAGCCAAGCGAACTTGGCGAACCTCTACGATTGGTTTTAAGCAATTCGCTCGAACATCGATTGCCGCTCGAGCACATTGAATCGATCCGCTGGTCAGGTGGTTTGTCGCTCCTCGCCCAAATGGAACCAGCGGAGAAATCGTTTACCCCGGCGATCAAGACGAATTTAGATTCCTCGCGGTTGGATTCATGGTTCAGCCCCAAAGCGGATGCCGATCAAGATCTGATTCTAATTGGTAAGTCGTCCGTCGACTATCGAATTGAGGATGGCTATACGGTTTTCGCAGCGGGCGTGCGACGTGATCGGCAAGTGAGCAAAGCAACCAAGTCGATCGTCCGAATTCGGCTCGATGGAAAGCTCATTTGGGAACAGTCGATCGTCGGCGAGGAAACATTTGGTTTCGAACTCCCCATCGATGGCGGCAATCGTTTGACCATCGAAACCGATATCGCTGATGATGGTGAAATCGGTGATATCATTCGCATCCTACTTCCAAGATTATTGCGATAG
- a CDS encoding TlpA family protein disulfide reductase, which yields MRLGQNTIMPRLQVLFPIILCVIGVLGCSSSDSTDSAALETRPTQASGTQSELPPKPEIPQDTWTTTPAQQQPAVEELPPLVKSIDRQNEPKQTGDLRRADSPVNVSVDNDLTEAAKRLQLRADLTPDELQVFLAGADKDMQMIASGRTAITDQQKALAEMKRIVRLKLEASRRLSEHADASDQAKQEAARGELQSLSHLAALGDVKAAVELEALAKSNLDSNDPNLVFDSRLVLIGFAIESLQNGKQDAPQQIVQLIESLGKAASDSEDANQSPGIAALMVMGQARQMLVQYNQVDEAAIVRQTILDRFANAADPQIAKMAAQMAGTSEYDNIDVMLQKSIDGETIAVDDWVTAMQALIRESPDLQTVQYLAGAALQFEGLEQLELAEATYEQLADSFSDPIPATGKETQLAIQARQNRKNAIGKTFDPDLDTLTGTPIAIADYRGQIVLMPFWAMTFPESLQLVPALEEIANQSSGKIAIIGMNLDPKDAPVLEFIKQHEMPFPSYRSETSDSEQVANEVAARFGMVSAPFVVIIDQQGKVTSIAYTRSQVEKAIEQLLRRSSPRD from the coding sequence ATGCGTTTAGGACAAAACACGATCATGCCTAGGCTACAGGTTCTATTCCCCATCATTCTCTGCGTTATTGGTGTGCTGGGGTGCTCCTCGAGCGATTCGACGGACTCGGCTGCTCTCGAGACCCGACCGACGCAGGCCTCCGGCACTCAAAGCGAGCTTCCGCCAAAGCCTGAGATTCCGCAGGACACCTGGACAACAACACCGGCGCAGCAGCAACCTGCTGTCGAAGAATTGCCGCCGCTTGTCAAATCGATCGATCGGCAAAACGAGCCGAAGCAAACAGGTGACCTCCGTCGAGCGGATTCCCCGGTCAACGTCTCGGTGGATAACGATCTGACGGAAGCAGCAAAACGGCTTCAGCTTCGAGCCGATTTAACGCCTGATGAATTGCAAGTCTTTCTTGCCGGTGCCGATAAAGACATGCAGATGATCGCGAGTGGTCGAACAGCAATCACCGATCAGCAGAAAGCTCTCGCTGAAATGAAGCGAATCGTCAGATTGAAGTTGGAGGCGTCTCGCCGGCTCAGCGAACATGCTGACGCGAGCGACCAAGCCAAACAGGAAGCCGCTCGAGGCGAGTTGCAATCCCTTTCCCACTTAGCCGCTCTCGGCGATGTCAAAGCAGCGGTCGAACTTGAAGCATTGGCCAAATCCAACCTCGACTCGAATGATCCAAACCTCGTTTTCGATAGCCGATTGGTATTGATCGGTTTCGCCATCGAATCCCTTCAAAATGGCAAACAGGATGCACCTCAACAAATTGTTCAGTTGATTGAAAGTCTTGGCAAGGCAGCGAGTGACTCCGAAGATGCAAACCAATCGCCAGGGATTGCTGCATTGATGGTGATGGGGCAAGCTCGGCAGATGTTGGTTCAGTACAACCAAGTAGATGAAGCCGCGATCGTGCGGCAAACCATTTTGGATCGATTCGCCAATGCCGCGGATCCACAAATTGCGAAAATGGCTGCCCAGATGGCGGGCACGAGTGAATACGACAACATCGATGTCATGCTGCAGAAATCGATCGATGGCGAGACCATTGCCGTTGATGATTGGGTCACTGCGATGCAAGCCTTGATCCGTGAATCACCCGATTTGCAGACGGTTCAGTATCTGGCAGGTGCAGCGTTGCAATTCGAAGGACTCGAGCAATTGGAACTTGCCGAGGCGACGTACGAACAATTGGCCGACAGTTTTTCTGATCCCATTCCTGCGACCGGCAAAGAGACTCAGCTAGCGATCCAGGCTCGACAAAACCGGAAAAACGCGATCGGAAAGACATTCGATCCCGATCTTGACACGCTGACCGGAACCCCCATTGCTATCGCTGACTATCGCGGCCAAATCGTCTTGATGCCGTTTTGGGCGATGACATTTCCGGAATCCTTGCAACTGGTTCCTGCCCTCGAAGAGATCGCGAACCAGTCTTCCGGAAAAATCGCCATCATTGGAATGAACTTAGATCCAAAGGACGCTCCGGTATTGGAATTCATCAAGCAGCACGAAATGCCGTTCCCGAGCTACCGATCGGAAACATCGGATTCAGAACAGGTGGCCAACGAGGTCGCAGCGCGATTCGGCATGGTGTCTGCCCCCTTTGTCGTCATCATCGATCAGCAAGGTAAAGTGACATCGATCGCCTACACCCGATCTCAAGTGGAAAAGGCGATCGAGCAGTTGTTACGCCGTTCATCGCCCCGCGATTAA